A genomic window from Nicotiana sylvestris chromosome 11, ASM39365v2, whole genome shotgun sequence includes:
- the LOC104214191 gene encoding putative F-box protein At1g32420 isoform X2, whose translation MKETLNLSKSTTTSSGAEMIMLSKDVMMDIFSRLRAKTLCRLRCVCKQWRSLISDPFFKSLHRARSSLKPSLLFLEQKCCSTSTTRVSMSSFDLDGNHNFDFTFTLDSYVYFMPSKWELICFLGSKGKGFYVCNPSTQELVNLPNTPTSSRATLDGIAFGYIKEKNEYVLVNSRFFKNDTVCEVMRWTDGCCLKNLSWKVVDAKCPYMLRWCGVLVENSFYWIRHRNKYDSIEVIISFDLEKEDFGTVIPPKDTFDDGGLWSLAELMGMLWLFGSPEDISTMDIWVLKDSKNYMWAKEYTIDLAGFNFGVRFISILDHKEGKILMDVDSEILEWYDVDNKCFERVDNLRSVPWSWSVLNTDGLFSLGNQYPVEPCMGMDASQIGDGEG comes from the exons ATGAAGGAAACCCTAAATTTATCAAAATCAACAACAACTTCTTCCGGAGCAGAGATGATAATGCTGTCAAAAGATGTGATGATGGACATCTTCTCAAGGCTACGCGCAAAGACATTGTGCAGGTTAAGATGCGTTTGCAAACAATGGAGAAGCTTAATCTCTGACCCGTTTTTCAAATCCCTTCACAGAGCACGCTCATCTCTTAAACCCAGTTTGCTTTTTCTCGAACAAAAATGCTGCAGTACCTCTACTACTAGAGTAAGTATGTCATCATTTGATCTTGATGGGAATCATAATTTTGACTTTACATTCACTTTGGATAGTTATGTCTATTTCATGCCTTCTAAATGGGAGTTGATTTGCTTTCTTGGTTCCAAAGGCAAAGGGTTTTATGTATGTAACCCAAGTACTCAAGAATTGGTTAACTTACCTAATACTCCTACTAGTTCTCGTGCTACTTTGGACGGTATTGCGTTTGGATATATAAAGGAGAAGAATGAGTATGTATTGGTTAATTCTCGTTTTTTTAAAAATGATACTGTGTGTGAAGTCATGAGGTGGACTGATGGttgttgtttgaaaaatctttCTTGGAAGGTTGTTGATGCAAAATGCCCATATATGCTAAGGTGGTGTGGCGTTCTGGTTGAAAATAGTTTTTATTGGATTCGGCACAGGAACAAGTATGATAGCATTGAAGTAatcatttcatttgatttggaaAAAGAGGACTTTGGTACAGTGATACCACCAAAGGATACCTTTGATGATGGCGGACTTTGGTCTTTGGCGGAATTGATGGGGATGTTGTGGTTGTTTGGCTCACCTGAAGATATATCTACCATGGATATTTGGGTGTTGAAGGATTCCAAGAATTATATGTGGGCTAAGGAGTACACTATTGACCTAGCCGGGTTTAACTTTGGTGTGAGGTTTATCAGTATTCTAGATCACAAGGAAGGGAAAATTCTAATGGATGTCGATTCTGAGATTCTGGAGTGGTATGATGTGGACAACAAGTGCTTCGAGAGAGTAGACAATCTAAGGTCAGTACCATGGAGCTGGTCTGTACTTAACACTGATGGCTTATTTTCCTTGGGAAATCAATATCCAG TGGAGCCGTGCATGGGAATGGATGCAAGTCAGATTGGGGACGGGGAAGGCTAG
- the LOC104214191 gene encoding putative F-box protein At2g19630 isoform X3 — translation MKETLNLSKSTTTSSGAEMIMLSKDVMMDIFSRLRAKTLCRLRCVCKQWRSLISDPFFKSLHRARSSLKPSLLFLEQKCCSTSTTRVVDAKCPYMLRWCGVLVENSFYWIRHRNKYDSIEVIISFDLEKEDFGTVIPPKDTFDDGGLWSLAELMGMLWLFGSPEDISTMDIWVLKDSKNYMWAKEYTIDLAGFNFGVRFISILDHKEGKILMDVDSEILEWYDVDNKCFERVDNLSGAVHGNGCKSDWGRGRLVLSTNCWKISLYHPKFCFQLIDMRICVEPLKLI, via the exons ATGAAGGAAACCCTAAATTTATCAAAATCAACAACAACTTCTTCCGGAGCAGAGATGATAATGCTGTCAAAAGATGTGATGATGGACATCTTCTCAAGGCTACGCGCAAAGACATTGTGCAGGTTAAGATGCGTTTGCAAACAATGGAGAAGCTTAATCTCTGACCCGTTTTTCAAATCCCTTCACAGAGCACGCTCATCTCTTAAACCCAGTTTGCTTTTTCTCGAACAAAAATGCTGCAGTACCTCTACTACTAGA GTTGTTGATGCAAAATGCCCATATATGCTAAGGTGGTGTGGCGTTCTGGTTGAAAATAGTTTTTATTGGATTCGGCACAGGAACAAGTATGATAGCATTGAAGTAatcatttcatttgatttggaaAAAGAGGACTTTGGTACAGTGATACCACCAAAGGATACCTTTGATGATGGCGGACTTTGGTCTTTGGCGGAATTGATGGGGATGTTGTGGTTGTTTGGCTCACCTGAAGATATATCTACCATGGATATTTGGGTGTTGAAGGATTCCAAGAATTATATGTGGGCTAAGGAGTACACTATTGACCTAGCCGGGTTTAACTTTGGTGTGAGGTTTATCAGTATTCTAGATCACAAGGAAGGGAAAATTCTAATGGATGTCGATTCTGAGATTCTGGAGTGGTATGATGTGGACAACAAGTGCTTCGAGAGAGTAGACAATCTAAG TGGAGCCGTGCATGGGAATGGATGCAAGTCAGATTGGGGACGGGGAAGGCTAGTGTTATCGACTAACTGTTGGAAAATCTCTCTTTATCACCCAAAATTTTGCTTCCAATTAATTGATATGCGTATATGTGTTGAGCCACTGAAGTTGATTTGA
- the LOC104214191 gene encoding putative F-box protein At1g32420 isoform X1, whose product MKETLNLSKSTTTSSGAEMIMLSKDVMMDIFSRLRAKTLCRLRCVCKQWRSLISDPFFKSLHRARSSLKPSLLFLEQKCCSTSTTRVSMSSFDLDGNHNFDFTFTLDSYVYFMPSKWELICFLGSKGKGFYVCNPSTQELVNLPNTPTSSRATLDGIAFGYIKEKNEYVLVNSRFFKNDTVCEVMRWTDGCCLKNLSWKVVDAKCPYMLRWCGVLVENSFYWIRHRNKYDSIEVIISFDLEKEDFGTVIPPKDTFDDGGLWSLAELMGMLWLFGSPEDISTMDIWVLKDSKNYMWAKEYTIDLAGFNFGVRFISILDHKEGKILMDVDSEILEWYDVDNKCFERVDNLSGAVHGNGCKSDWGRGRLVLSTNCWKISLYHPKFCFQLIDMRICVEPLKLI is encoded by the exons ATGAAGGAAACCCTAAATTTATCAAAATCAACAACAACTTCTTCCGGAGCAGAGATGATAATGCTGTCAAAAGATGTGATGATGGACATCTTCTCAAGGCTACGCGCAAAGACATTGTGCAGGTTAAGATGCGTTTGCAAACAATGGAGAAGCTTAATCTCTGACCCGTTTTTCAAATCCCTTCACAGAGCACGCTCATCTCTTAAACCCAGTTTGCTTTTTCTCGAACAAAAATGCTGCAGTACCTCTACTACTAGAGTAAGTATGTCATCATTTGATCTTGATGGGAATCATAATTTTGACTTTACATTCACTTTGGATAGTTATGTCTATTTCATGCCTTCTAAATGGGAGTTGATTTGCTTTCTTGGTTCCAAAGGCAAAGGGTTTTATGTATGTAACCCAAGTACTCAAGAATTGGTTAACTTACCTAATACTCCTACTAGTTCTCGTGCTACTTTGGACGGTATTGCGTTTGGATATATAAAGGAGAAGAATGAGTATGTATTGGTTAATTCTCGTTTTTTTAAAAATGATACTGTGTGTGAAGTCATGAGGTGGACTGATGGttgttgtttgaaaaatctttCTTGGAAGGTTGTTGATGCAAAATGCCCATATATGCTAAGGTGGTGTGGCGTTCTGGTTGAAAATAGTTTTTATTGGATTCGGCACAGGAACAAGTATGATAGCATTGAAGTAatcatttcatttgatttggaaAAAGAGGACTTTGGTACAGTGATACCACCAAAGGATACCTTTGATGATGGCGGACTTTGGTCTTTGGCGGAATTGATGGGGATGTTGTGGTTGTTTGGCTCACCTGAAGATATATCTACCATGGATATTTGGGTGTTGAAGGATTCCAAGAATTATATGTGGGCTAAGGAGTACACTATTGACCTAGCCGGGTTTAACTTTGGTGTGAGGTTTATCAGTATTCTAGATCACAAGGAAGGGAAAATTCTAATGGATGTCGATTCTGAGATTCTGGAGTGGTATGATGTGGACAACAAGTGCTTCGAGAGAGTAGACAATCTAAG TGGAGCCGTGCATGGGAATGGATGCAAGTCAGATTGGGGACGGGGAAGGCTAGTGTTATCGACTAACTGTTGGAAAATCTCTCTTTATCACCCAAAATTTTGCTTCCAATTAATTGATATGCGTATATGTGTTGAGCCACTGAAGTTGATTTGA
- the LOC138880957 gene encoding uncharacterized protein, whose product MAGGTNAELRQRIEQLEALVGQALEANGDSSVLARMAQLEADYAARHETTLAEMALVRQEKEELREEVVQLRRELQTVVPRSDERTKLRIPEPKAYGGARSAKELENFLWDMEQYFQAARVADEDKVIITPMYLTGDAKVWWRTRMAETESTGLPKIGTWEMLKKELKSQFLPTNSSWLARDGLRRLKQSGTVAEYVKEFSSLMLNVSNMAEEDKLHYFMSGLKGWAQLELRRQNVQCLSTAIAAADALADLNIGDNPAGTSHSKADGKAKEWKKRGKGQAAEDEGFAKNVRQENHNGKERSGKFKGCFTCGGPHLKKDCPVQARVNAMLAAEKQEQVAEANAIVAGGNEAPGAVYVNNPLGLLH is encoded by the coding sequence ATGGCTGGTGGCACAAATGCGGAACTGCGTCAAAGGATAGAGCAGTTGGAAGCACTCGTTGGGCAGGCTCTTGAGGCAAATGGCGATTCTTCTGTTCTTGCAAGAATGGCACAGTTAGAGGCAGATTATGCAGCGAGACACGAGACAACGCTGGCAGAAATGGCCTTGGTACGCCAAGAGAAGGAAGAACTGCGCGAGGAAGTGGTTCAACTTCGGAGGGAATTGCAAACTGTTGTCCCTAGAAGTGATGAACGCACTAAGTTGAGGATTCCGGAGCCAAAGGCATATGGGGGTGCAAGAAGTGCCAAAGAACTGGAAAATTTCTTGTGGGATATGGAGCAGTATTTCCAGGCTGCACGTGTTGCGGATGAAGACAAGGTGATAATCACACCAATGTATTTGACTGGTGATGCAAAGGTGTGGTGGCGCACACGAATGGCAGAAACGGAAAGTACTGGACTGCCCAAGATTGGAACTTGGGAGATGCTGAAGAAGGAATTAAAATCCCAATTCCTTCCAACTAATTCGTCGTGGTTGGCACGAGATGGACTTCGTCGCTTGAAGCAAAGTGGTACAGTGGCGGAGTATGTCAAGGAATTTTCATCCTTGATGCTCAATGTAAGTAATATGGCAGAGGAAGATAAGCTGCATTACTTCATGAGCGGGTTGAAGGGTTGGGCGCAATTGGAGTTGAGAAGGCAGAATGTTCAATGCCTTTCTACTGCCATTGCGGCGGCAGATGCGTTGGCTGACCTAAATATAGGTGATAACCCTGCTGGAACTTCGCATTCAAAGGCTGACGGGAAAGCTAAGGAATGGAAGAAAAGAGGGAAGGGGCAAGCTGCCGAAGATGAGGGCTTTGCCAAGAATGTGAGACAAGAGAATCACAACGGCAAAGAAAGGAGCGGCAAGTTCAAAGGCTGCTTCACTTGTGGTGGACCGCACTTGAAAAAGGACTGTCCGGTGCAGGCTAGGGTGAATGCTATGCTGGCTGCAGAGAAACAGGAACAAGTGGCGGAAGCAAATGCCATTGTGGCAGGTGGAAATGAAGCACCAGGGGCGGTGTATGTTAACAACCCCTTGGGGCTGCTTCATTAA